From the Narcine bancroftii isolate sNarBan1 unplaced genomic scaffold, sNarBan1.hap1 Scaffold_149, whole genome shotgun sequence genome, one window contains:
- the LOC138750435 gene encoding uncharacterized protein, which translates to MTAWCKGDTQCVPVPLMDHIFPLLPPACMLQPTTIAKAGIQWFCKRWSTTDSGELSLYWSLSHHISMSITSLCFPFTLQLLRCVCWPGSTHDARVLTNSPLYRKEEDQGGYHFPPDVSKDVNGVEVPAHLVGHLAYPLRNWLMKGFTQHQGLDLDQQRFNKALNSARIVVEHAYCRLNGCRWCLSNRLDISTTLVPGVVFARCVLHNICEINKEDFLSEWTLVEADGPAPISTDCHNQQAHGHQAIHSAILSIL; encoded by the exons ATGACAGCTTGGTgcaaaggggatacccaatgtgtgccggtgccattgatggatcacatattcccattattgcccccagcttgcatgctgcagcctactacaatcgcaaaggcTGGCATTCAATGGTTCTGCAAGCGGTGGTcgaccacagattctggtgagctaagcctttattggtctttatcacatcacatctcaatgtctatcacttcactgtgctttccattcacgttacagcttctcagatgtgtttgttgGCCGGGCAGTACCCATGATGCCCGAGTGCTTaccaactctcctctgtatagaaaggAAGAGGACCAGGGCGGATACCACTTCCCACCTGAC gtgtccaaggatgttaatggagtggaggtTCCAGCGCATCTTGTGGGTCATCTGGCATATCCACTACGaaattggctgatgaaggggttcacacagcaccaaggactggatctggatcagcaaagatttaacaaggcccttaattctgcaaggatagtggtggaacatgcatatTGCCGTCTAAATGGCTGCCGGTGGTGCCTGTCCAACCGTCTGGATATCTCTACCACCTTAGTCCCAGGTGTTGTGTTTGCTCGCTGTgtcctgcacaatatatgtgagattaacaaggaagactttCTGTCAGAGTGGAcgttggttgaagcagatggtcctgcacccattagcacagattgtcacaatcagcaggcccatgggcaccaggccatccattctgccattttgtccatcctgtaa